The genomic stretch ACGGCGCTGAGTTTGGTACGTTCAAGACGTCTTCTCGCAACATGGGCTCTCACCGTCCTCTCCTTGTTCTCGAACACTTCGTTGGCCTCCTCGAAGCTGCAGCTCTCCTCGCCGCACTCCCTCTCGATGttcccctgcctgaactcctccAGGAAGCCGTTGGCGCGAGGGAGGCGTTTGAGGAGAGAGTGAGCATCCTTATCGTCCAGGAACGCTGccaaagagagaaaacagagaatACAGAGAAACTGATCATTTGAAAAAAGTGTTTAGAGCCTGAATACTGAATACTACACCGTCCTTCATGTAATCCGTGACGTAGAGACCCCAGCACACTGACTGACATCTACTGTGATCCTCGGAAAGTAGAAGAATTCTGCAAATGTGCTGGGTCTCAGTTTACCTTTCTGTTGGAGTGTCCTTGTCCTGCCTACAATGATTTGTTATTATTCCCATTCCTGAATGATGGAGGCCAGCTGTCAGGTGGAATTCACACAAACCCCCTTTTTTAAGGGGGGGGattccctccccttttctccccagttgtatctggccaattaccccactcttccctgttgctgctccaccacctctgccgatctggggagggcttcagacgaccacgtctcctccgatacacgtggagtcaccagctgcttcttttcacctgacagtgaggaatttcgccaggggggcgtagcgcatgggaggatcacgctattcccccccagttccccctcccccctgaataggcgccccaggaggctctagtgcagggGTGCCcagctccaggcctcgagggccgcagtgtctgcaggtatttgttgcaaccatgcactacaccacctgatttaaataaatcttttccctccttggtccaagaggtgagctaattagttaaatcaggtggtgtagtgcttggttggaacaaatacccgcagacactgcagccctcgaggcctggagctgggcacccctgctctagtgcagcgaccaggacacatacccacatccggcttcccacccacggacatggccaactgtgtctgtagggacgcccgaccgagccggaggtaacacggggattcgaaccagcgatccttgtgttggtaggcaacggaatagaccgccacgccacctggatgcccgacACATAGCACTTTTTCAATCTACCTAATGCTCTCCCTCAATCACAGACCTCATCAGATATATCCCAATTTTTGCCATTACTCCACAGGACCATGTGAGCCATGTTTACCTTtatttcaagtgtgtgtgtgtgtgtgtgtgtgtgtgtgtgtgtgtgtgtgtgtgcacagctcTAAAAGAATCAGTGGAGTAGAGACTGCACCCCTTAGAAGTGCCCCCCCCCACGAATTCAACACCACAGACTGAAGAGCACTGGCTGTTGCTGGGGGCAAAGGTCACATCACAGGAAGTGACAAGCCGACAATGAGATAGAGACATGAAGCAGCTGAGCTCATGATGTCCCAgcggcgagtgtgtgtgtgtatgtgtgtgtgtgtttgtccatgtCCATGTCTTTTTTGAGCCGAGGGGTGACCTCTGTCCTCAAAAAGCAAACCGAACATAAACAGCAAAACGATTCACATGACCGTTGTCTTCATAACGACGAGTTAGTTGTGTTTGCAGTTGGACAGTTTTCTGAGCTCACCTGCGGCCATGCTACAGCCCTGCTACTCACTCCCAGTCACAGCCGAGACCTGAGGGGGACAACAGCAACACTTCACTCACAAGTCATGAATAAAGGAGGGTAACACAGCTGTGCGAGTCTCCAGTTTACATTCACACAAGCAAAACGAAACCAAAAGCAGAAAGCTCAGGTAAACTACACTGAACAGCATCCTCCGCTCTTAGACCGGGCCTAAACAAAAACCCATTTAAAAACATCAACACTgagatgtttttttgttgttgttattttgcgATATGTATTCCACTATTCAAAAAATAAAAAGGCGTTTCATATTTTCATCAGGTATATgcagcttttatttattttttaaaataaatgtatttctagtttttccccttatgccacccgattaacccaatggcatatggccggaactcttgtcgaataactcccctggctcacgtttccacaggaaggagatagtcgtaacaccagcttcctccaAACTCGCGTCGGCAGCTCTCgctgttttacacgctgaagcctcgcatggggccgcgaaggagacgtagggagaacggtagaggctagttcccatcgatgcagaggacggacatggagtagagaacggtcaactgagcatgcgcgaaacgcctctcccatgcctccacacgccccgcgtagcatctaggcgctaggattctaggaagacccacccctactctgcgtctgattagctacctttaaccctaaccccgccctaaccctgaCCTACCCAACCCacacaacggaggcaacgagtacttgcgcatgctcagttgaccgttctctgcatcgacgggaactagcctctacctagGGGGAACGcattcggttgcttggctgcaggcgcccggatgggccagaggggtcgctgcagaacgacgagtccccgaacactacaccgatctacacccgctatccctcgggtaaggggggcctaatgaatgccgtaccccgtggacgctctggcgagtctgggatacgaaccacccagccacatgacgagcgggttgcaagaacagcggtttagtccgctcggccatcagagcggccaggTACATGCAGTTTTTAAGTCTCAAAGCTCAATCAGCCTGCTGAGATTTTATTCGGATAGCGATGATTTCAGAGATTTTAGAAATGGAAATTAAAGCAGTTACATATCATGCTGTTGGTCGGATGCACTGGAACATATTTGAAGAACAGTGGACTGTGCTACATTCCACTTTCTACCGAGCGATGAGAGTTTTACTCTAATGTGTGCaatgggttagggttataggttgtttgcatgtgacgtcacgaactacagatgggggacaggaagtgattttctacataggaagcactatcacaaactttcgaaatgcctgtttggcgccattaactgagaaaccacaaggagttttcattgagtaccaaaagttgttgttcacggggagtgcaagaaattgaccaaaAATGCCGGAAAAAAATGGCTTATTGTACTGTAATGGGCGGGGTTATTGTGCTGTAAGAGGTGGGGTTATTGTGTTGTAAGGGGCAGGGTTATTGTACTGTAAGGGGTGGGGTTATTGTACTGTAATGGGCGGGGTTATTGTGCTGTAAGAGGTGGGGTTATTGTGTTGTAAGGGGCAGGGTTATTGTACTGTAAGGGGTGGGGTTATTGTGCTGTAAGGGGCGGGGTTATTGTACTGTAAGGGGTGGGGTTATTGTGTTGTAAGGGGCAGGGTTATTGTACTGTAAGGGGTGGGGTTATTGTGCTGTAAGGGGCGGGCTTATTGTACTGTAAGGGGTGGGGTTATTGTACTGTAAGGGGCAGTGTTATTGTGCTGTAAGAGCCGGAGTTATAGTGCTGTAAGAGGCGGGTTTATTGTGCTGCAAGGGGCGGGGTTATTGTGCTGCAAGAGGCGGGGTTATTGTGTTGTAAGGGGCGGGGTTATTGTGCTGTTAGAGCCGGAGTTACCGTGCTGAAAGAGGCGAGGTTATTGTGCTGTAAAGGGCGGGGTTATTATGCTGTAAGGGGCGGGGTTATTGTGATGTAAGGGGCGGGGTAATTGTGCTGTAAGAGGCGGGGTTATTGTGCTGTAAGGGGCGGGGTTATTGTGCTGTAAGGGGCGGGGTCATTTAACTGGAGGAAAGCGGTTCGTGGGGCTCATCAGTACCACCGCTGCTCTGCCTGCCTGGCTCGGGAATCAGCAGGTACTAGCACTCAATTTGATATTACAATGACATTTTATTGCCGATTTGATACAAATTGTGACTATTCAAATAGCCTAATGTTAGAAACATCACAATTTGATATATCTTTAAGGTTCCATCCCCTCATCTTTTACAGTGTAATCTGGaaactgcaataatccaaagaaaatgtgCACCAAATTGCATTTACTTGAAGGCCCAGATCCAGTTATTGCTCAGGCGCTCTCACGCAGTAAAGTACACTAGTCCAAATGTGTGCGCTGTCCTGACAAAAAAGCAACTATTACTTCATACAGCACACCCTTCTTCCAAGAGGGCTGGGTTTGTTGAAACTTGTTTGCACCAAACACACTGTAGTCTTGAAATGACGTGTTTTGGATGGGATGGCTTTCCCACtgaacatatatataaatatacattatAAATGTAAGGGCACGTGCATTGCAACGGGGGCAGAGATTGGATAACACAACAACTGTAAGGCAAATAATAACGACAAAGGAGGACAACGGCTTAATTTTTATAAACTCTTTTTTTAAAGGACTTGTCCCTTTTTTTCAAAGGCCCCAGAGTAATTCAGGTCACACCAGACCTAACAAGTGCCAACCTAACACCTACCCGGCAAAAGGTCTGCACCAAATCTGAGCCGGCCTTGTCAATTGCTACACATCAATCCATACTGACAGTGACGCTTGTGTCCAGAGAATTCCTAAAACAATAATCCAAGTGGCATCCACAAACTCACACCCATTAAGCCAAGCCAAGTTCCTCCCTGACCAGTAACTCAAGGTAGCAGCAGTAACTTAACAGGTCATGTGTGTTGAAGACCAAACTGGTCAGTAACCGACCAACAGAACAAGAGCTATTACACATACAAATATTTGTAACTTTTTAAAATTGTActgtatttttatgttttttctTCTCATTTTACTATTATTGTGTTCATTTCTCTTGTTGCGCAGTTTTGAAATtgccaaaaaaaacaataatttcCCTGCTTATTGTTCTTGTACATGAAATATGTGATAAATAAACCTCAGTATCTTCAAGCTTGGatctttggtaacactttagtatggggaacctATTcgaagtaaaaaaacttaattactagtggattagtaatgatcaagatgtcactttagtatggggaccaTATGCTAAGtagcaaaaacttaatttagagtaatttaacactatgaacacttgtagttttgtgtgttgttatgtaagaacagaccatgttcattaagtgttagtaagggggaataactcttcttgtggtactaccaccttataaaggccatactaagcaaagcatattgagatggtactactaataagcaatacttctgaggttatagagggaaaactcatagttaatggcttactggttgtataataaggccatgcagaatacggcattagTAAGTGCTTAATAAAacccaatgaagagccaatatgttgctaatttgcatgctaatacacACCTAAtgaatggtgtatatgttccccatactaaagtgttaccgaatcttTGAATCTTGCAAAAGCCTCCATCCTTCTGATCACCCCTTCCCATCAGCTCCACATTTAACTTGCGCCACATGCGACATTAAGGGTACACTTTAACCCACTTGTGCCGAAGACCTGTGTCTATCACAGACGTCAGCTATCAATCACAATCCTGCGTGTTTTTCAGTGGAGCAAAACATCCAGTCCGTTGTGTCTGGACGTCAGCCTGTGTGACGCGCGTCCTCTGGAGAAGGGGCGCGAGACGTGGCTCTCCTCCATATGAGCTGCGGGTTTTAATACGTACAGGCAGGCAGCCCCCGTGTAGCCCCACGCGCTGGCAAATAAATTCCAGCTATAAATAAAGACGGAGCGGGACGGAGGAGATGGGAgatatgggggggtggggggagtggggTGTAGTAGATGGCAGGGGTTTCCATAGCAACAAAAGACGGAGGAGGGAGAATAGCGCGAGGTTACCGGAACACACCTCTCTGACTCGGGACCGACTTGAATGATGAGGCGACGCAAGGAGAGCGACTTTCTCTTTGCCCTGGGATGTCAAACGTTACGACGAGATCTGACGCGCGTCggcgtgcgcacacacgcacacacacgcaacccGCTATTCATCAACAGTCACATCTCACGCAATAAAATGTGTGCGTTAGACGACTTCGATACACTACAACATATTTCCACTTCGGGTCTGAAAAGCGCGTTTTGTGCCCCACTGGAAGAAACATCAGAATAAACGAGATCATACTGAATTAAAACCACAACGATCACCGAATCAATCTCTCTCcaagtaaagaaaaagaaaagaaaaggaaaaaaaaacaaccggaCGGACATTTGTTGTCGGTGATAGTGAAACTACACTACACCCCGAGGCTGCCAAGGTCCCTGCGCCTCCTCTCGCTTCTTTAACGCTGCATGAAATATTCATCTATTCTCCTGTCGACTTACAGTCATTTTAGTAAAGGCAAGACTACTCTGCACGTGAATCCCAtctaaaagaaataaaattaaaaaaaacccaaacccaaAACATTAACATCACATTTGCAGACGACAAAAGTAAACAAATACGTGTGGGTAATGACACAGTCCCTTTAACTGCCCTGGAACTTATTCAGGTTAATACGCAGATCAGCCCCTACCTTCACCGCTACACCACAGCGTTTTCCTGCCATTCCTGCTTTCTGCTGAGGGAGCGCCCACATGAGTCAGAAAGAGAGGCTATGACGGACGTAACGTTCGACCAATAAGAGAAGAGGGTCCCCTTCGCGGACCAATCACAGTGCCGACACGACGGCCCGGATAGAATTCAGCGCTTTCGGGAATTGGAGTTGTTTCAAGGCGCGCCGGGGTTTCGTCCCGTTAACGTGGAATAACGTAGAGTGATAAATTTGAATAATCCGCCGCGGCGCCGACGGGAAAACGGAGACGCGACCCCGCCAAACCTTttgttctgtctgtcttcttGTTCCGCTTAGAGACGGGCACCGTCGGCTCTGATAGCTGGGAAAATTAGACAAGTCTCCGCCAAGCCACACCTTAGCTCACAAAGACTACATTTCCCAGCGTGCTCGGAGGGATTCCCACGCGCGTCGTTTTTATTAGGTCAACGCGCGGAGGGAGTGACGCGGTGGGCTGATGTCGCGTGAACCGCAAAGCGAAGCGAAGCCTTTATACGTTCAAAAcacgcacaccccccccccccccccgttcatgtAACTCGATGTTCTCTTTTTATCGTCTAAATATACATTTTGTTTTACTCCTTTCTTAATTTATGTTAGCCATTTAAATTCTGGGAGAACACCATGCTGTAAAATCAGACGATGTGGCTGCTACAATGACAGCTTAGTCAAAATTCGGCAAATTTGAACTCTACACAAAGGTGTCATATTCAGTGAGCACAACAGTGCCATCACAGGTAATAGATTTGGGAGTTAAACTCCGTTGTTCTAAATCCAGGTGTTTGACAGCTGTTGTACATGATCCTACTGTAAAGTCAATACTGATAGATTTGTAAAGTCATCAAACCCTTTATCAGATTTAGACCAACAACACTGACAATGTATTAGGGCCCATGCgtataagtacacacacacacacacacacacacacacacacacacacacacacacacacacacacacacacacacacacacacacacagaagagggaTGGGGGTGGGGCCGGGGTGTTGCATTACCCCTGATGGTCAGATGTCAAGTGGTAACCCTGACAACATCGTTGGCATCCTGTGACCTTTGACCTATGAGAAGATCAGTCTCTAGGGGGTGTCGCCTCTCTCTGCTCCCACTCCTTTatactctctccccctctctctctctaattaccatctctctctttctgacttATATATGCATTCCCTGCCAGCCATGTCCATAAAACGTTTTTCTATTTCCCTCACTGAAAAAAATCCTCCAGCTTCTTCGATTGCGTAAATGAGatccttcctcttttttttttgtccaaatgGCTCCCATAGGGAACGTTTTTTGTCGCTCGTTGAATGTTGATGTAATGTTGAATTGTGTAACTGTCCACCCTGTGCGTGGGGGGCCAGCAGCATTGAGAATAAACCCGGTGGTTGGAAATAGTAATTTCAATCCATTTTCCCACTGAGATCATTTCCAGAGAATTGAAGGTTAACTCTGTTATTTTCCAcccgggtcttattttcatagtatttcccatcatacatatcagttatgatgtcattttactcaccgtCTTCATTCAGTAGGTTgtggacatggaccaccgctgggctcagctttacagcggtgtcttatgggacaagcaAGGTGTCATATATTTTTGaacaagtccagtttaacccagttatctaaagcacatatttggaagtgaaagcTTAAAGTTATGATGTGAGATGTCCGTTATGATCAATGGTGGAggacattgctgatctacttcctggttcaccctgcaggaagtagcagcctataccTACCGTAGGCAGCAGTAACCATCcgtaaactagccggccagcacaatatagaagtcatagataatggacagttATGGACACAGCctgactgagacactagggggGTTTGTTGTCTAAAGACTCCTGTTTACTTGTCCCATGagacaccgctgtaaagctgagtccagcggtggtccatgtccaacatctactgaatgaagATGCCGaataaaatgacatcataactgatatgtatgatggaTAATtcatatctctatctatctatctatctatctatctatctatctatctatctatctatctatctatctatctatctatctatctatctatctatctatctatctccacaCATCCACTTAGATCTACAGATGCAGACCAGACCTCCGCCCTCTCCAGCTGATGGGTGACTGCTGACAGATAAACAGtcaaaaagaaagagaggagataTTTACCCACCCCAAAAATCAGGGGGGAGCCGCTCACCACAACAAAGACTCATAACAAGATAACATGAGATAACATTCCTCTTACAGAAGATCAAACTGGTTTGAGTTCAGAGGGAACAGAAGCCTTGAGGTGACCCCAGACACTCCCTGGTGTCTGAGTCCCTCACAAAGGAGAAACCCGAGAGGAACGAGGCGGAGGACCAGTCGTTCTTCATTCCCAAAATGGATATTTAATTCTCAAAACCACCTCAGTCGGTGTGATTAGACAATACACACAAAGTCCTAAAGCAGTATAAAAATAGGGCAATATAAATACATCTTTATGTACAATTTAACAGCaacataatttaaaaaaagaaatgcaaaCAGATCAGGTTTTAAAAAACACACTGGCAAGAAACACCCCCTGAGATTTTTCTGTAAACGCAAACATCCCAATATGGGATTATGTATACCGTCCCCTCTGGCACCGAACCCAGAGGAACCCAGAGAATACACAGACTACTGCATACATACTGCATATATACTGCATACCTGAAAAATCTTCTTCGGCAGAGACCccccgcagagagagagagagagagagagcgagagagcgctgAATTCACTTAGTTATAATTTGGAGTTGGGCTACTTCACTTCGTCCTGTATGCTGTTCCACCTTAGCCTCTCTACTATAAATGGACAAACTCTTTTATTCATTTTGACACTTTTAGCCACTTAAACGCAGCTTCGACCTTTTCAGCCGGCCCATTATCAGATTTCTGTCTTTTCCTAAACAGTGAACTGCATAACTTGATGGACCTGAACTGTACGGCTGAACTGTAAAACCCTTCTTATGTTTTCTGTGGACATTAAACAAACGTGGTACAGACTTTCTTTCTTTTGCTGTCAGAGTGATTTTTTGTGGTTTGTTTTGAAGAATTAACCTGAAACTGTATAAAGGCGGAGTGAACGTCTGAGACAAGAAGAAATTGGACGGCTGTGATTTGCACTTCAAAGTCCAATGAACATCAACCAGCTGCAGTTTCCAGACGGCAGGGACCTGTCAGAGAGACGTCTCTGTCCCACTTCAGTTGTAGGAGGTGAAATGAGAGTCAGGCCTGAGGCTCTCCCCGGCATCGGCATCCTCCTCACAGacgtcatcctcctcttcctcgtcttcgCTGTCGGACTCGTCGTAGAAGCTGATGGTGGCCTGGATGGGGAAGTTCCTCAGTAGGGCCTCTCCGCTACTGTACAGATAGTCAAAGGACTTTGACTTGGGCCAGAACAGCCTGGATGTGGAGGGAAGAAATGGATAGCATTAaagatataaaatatatacacatttatatatatatgtatatatatgtgtgtatatatatatatatatgtatatatatatacacacatatatatacatatacatacatacgtacacaaAAATCTGCATTTTCCCCCTGATTTGTGCCACCATGTCCTCTGACCGCTATACCACCATTAAAAAATGAAAAGAACTGCTTTGATAAAATGATAACCTGTGATAGCGTACTGTTAAAAATGTCTTGAAAAAAATAAACCTTTGAAAAGCAGACTGAATCAATGATTAGCAAACTGGATCACAACAGTTGTCATGGTAACAAATAAATTAtcagacagctagctagctagctagctagatatatAAAGTGTTACCCTGTTACCAGAATACAAACCACAGGACAGGAGACTGCTGTCACTcacagattgattgacaggtctcttaatacaacGACTAACAGTAAACctgagtttctaatgttttctgatgctgtagaAGGTTTGTTCACATCACTAATGCTTGTAAAGATTGGAGTAAAACAGATCCATATTTTCAGGTAGCATCGGTTGAGAAAaacacaaaatgcttattttcagTCTATAAGTCAAGCTCTTCAGTTATGCATGTCGATAAACCTCCATTTTACGTGGTCAAATAATTCACAGGTTGGGCctctaatgtccttaatgaggcAGTTTGCTTGACAGCATGTCCATGCTAACAAtaaaaaacaaagataaaacatgtctgtgtatgtgtatagAGAGAACAACAGAAATTAAATGGAATAAAATGTCATTTTGTCAATAAGTACAGTAATATGCAGCCACAGCATCAACGTTATCAATACCAGTGTACATGGTCAGGTTATTATAGCTTATTTagttgataaataataataataatgataacaataataaattgAGTATGTATAGCACTTCTCATCTGCAGCGACAAATCTCGAAGCAATTCACAGATAAAAGACtatagtaaaagaaaaaataaaatatataataaaataaaaagtaaaagatAATAGAGGGCGAATAAAACCAGGGTGggccactgtaaaaaaaaattaaattaagagTTGAATGAAATGAAGTAAAAAGAGGAGTAAAACAAGAGTGGGCCACTACAAACTTTTTAAAAGATGGCCTGCTGATAAAGAAGGGTTTTAAGGCCCGTTTTAAAAACCTTGACGGAAGGGGcaagtaaataataaatagtaATAATGAATAAAGTAAATAAAGGGGAAAGTAAATAAGTTCCTGTTCTAATTTTTATGGTATTTTAAATCTTCTTGCCAGTGGGAGGAAATGAAATTCAAATAAAACAAAGGACAACTTGTGCACTCTGCAGTCAGCACCGTCCCAGTTCACCTTTTACCAAATGAGACTAAAATGTCTCATAAAAGACACACGTGGGACGGATCAGAGGGAGCAGAGACGTGGAGGACATCATGAAAAAGAAATTGGAACAAGAAAAAAAGGAGTTTAAATAATTTGTGGATCAAGGCTGAAAAGTTGTTCAAGTGACTTGTTCCGGTGGGTCTTATGGGGACGGGTATCAGGGCCACGGTACCCACCTGACCGGGTGCTGGAAGGCCTGAGGTTTTCCATCCGAAGACAGACAACCAGGAAGTACGGGTCTGGAGTACGGCTGtgaagacagagagatagagaaaccatttatgattagattagattgttttattagccaaggCCGgaggaatttgttttcggtacacattaaactctacagcacaatacatacctggacaacaacagacactccacacattatcacaaacaatacagtcacacaataacagaaataaacatatcaagcATAACAATTAGGCgagtggtggtatttatgccagtggtgtgtgaggaggggactatagggaggaactCAGAGTCCTGATGTCTAGGAGGAAAAAGCTGCAtgcgaagcgtttagtcttagtggacagtgacctgtagcgcctccccgagggaaggagctggaagaggtgatgagcaggatgtgaggggtcggagatgatcctATTTGCTTGCTTTACAGCTTGGTCagtatgtagaggttcaactgaggggagtgggttgcctatgatgccttgttgacagtccgctgcagttttttccatgtttgactgtccgtgccaccgtaccgtaatatatataatatgatgatataataTGATGGACtccataatggctgagtaaaacagaaccagcagctgatgtttgatccggtattttttaagctgcctaagaaagtaaagttgtTGTTGGGCTTCTGCAATGATGTGttctgtgttaattttccacttcaggttattgctgacgcATGTTCCCAGGAATTTAAACGAgtcggtggtggtggtgatggggtctccgttcatctgtatgggtgttttagggtTTGGCaagcatcggaagtcaataatgagttcttgggttttggctgtattaagcagaaggttgttgtttgcgcaccaagtgacagcttggtctgctgcagtgcggtgctgggtttcatcattgttggagatgaggcctctGTCCAAAGCAGAACTCCACTATCAGCACTCCCACTCTTTTAGGAAACCATCTcccaggacttttcaaggacatcTTCCAGGAATTTAGCTTGGATACACGAGACAGCCGTCGCtcacagaaggtcatattgttcACTACGAATGACCACAATAATACTGAATAACATGAGCGTCCAGGTTTCCCAGGATGTGTGGGGGTCTGTCATGGAGGTGTAACCCTAAAACATGGCAGAGCCTTGACAGATAAAGAGAGGCTCTCATCTGCAACCAAACCCACTGAAAAGCGCCGCGTGTATAAAATACACACCTATTTACCCAGAGAGCCCATTTACAACACCgctgaaaaaaaataaagttaCATTAAACACCTCTTAAACACCTTCATTATGTGAACTCTGCAGAGGAAGTCAGATGGCCAACCAAGTGGTTTCAGGGCAGAATAATCCTCAGGCTGAACCGGCACCTCGTCCACCGTGTGAAGACCAATTTATTCTAttgtaaacagaaaaaaaaaagaggaccgTGGGAAATTCCCCTCCACCGTCTCTGAAAGCCCCTCGGAGGTGTCTGATTTGGCGTCTCGGCTGGCTAGCAAGCAGCAGGAAATAGCTGAGCTATCAGGAGGGGAGTGGTGCCTTTCTCTCAGGGAGGAAAGTTTTATTCTTCAAATGGTCGCAGAGAGAAATAACGGATTcaaatggggggaaaaatacTTATGTGTATCAACAACAGCAAGAAGACTGGCCAACCCACCATTTCATTAGCGAAATGCAGAATGAGATAAGGCCGCTGAACAATGGCTGGATGCTGACCAATATCTGCAAACTCGCCAACCCAAATGGAATTTGCCCAACATTTGGCCGCCGGCTGGGTGTTAGTTCTCCAGCCTGGTGTCACCGCTTGTGTTTGCTCAGCGGCAGCACCGCCACGGGGCTCAGACGGGGCCATGAGGCTTTAAGTTCATATCTGTCAACCCGTACATATGGCCGTGCTCCTGTTCCTCCTGCACCGTGTCAAACATTTACAGATCCAGTCCAGTGGATTTAATTCAGTCGGTTAAGTTTTACCGTGTAATATCAATGTTAGGAGTgttatttttttttcagattcAGAAGTATCATTTGAACACAGCCAATTCTCAGCA from Lampris incognitus isolate fLamInc1 chromosome 8, fLamInc1.hap2, whole genome shotgun sequence encodes the following:
- the ripply1 gene encoding protein ripply1; translation: MALQFSAPLTGFAGRPSGAAEMSPRVKPAAFAAAQPNRSHSSLWRPWLETSRDSQDGRSRSKLSCPYSRPVLPGCLSSDGKPQAFQHPVRLFWPKSKSFDYLYSSGEALLRNFPIQATISFYDESDSEDEEEEDDVCEEDADAGESLRPDSHFTSYN